A single window of Salvia splendens isolate huo1 chromosome 8, SspV2, whole genome shotgun sequence DNA harbors:
- the LOC121743819 gene encoding protein DMP4-like: MEIKPSCQDMIIEEEEEKDEVKAPLLWSKGVPEVDRNPIQQAISQTFQSTACLANLLPTGTSLCFQLLAPIFSNQGHCDAAARAMTVSLLGLCALSCFLLSFTDSVKDQKGSLCYGFATLNGLWIIDGSATLPPEMAARYKLKFIDFAHAVMSVLVFAAVAMFNENVVECLWPAPSAGMKEVLTALPVGIGVVCSMLFVVFPTKRHGIGFPLTDC, encoded by the coding sequence ATGGAGATTAAGCCATCGTGTCAAGACATGATAatcgaggaggaagaagagaaagacgaaGTAAAGGCGCCGCTACTGTGGAGCAAAGGCGTACCGGAAGTAGACAGAAACCCCATCCAACAAGCCATCAGCCAGACGTTTCAAAGCACGGCGTGCCTCGCCAACCTCCTCCCCACCGGCACGTCTCTCTGCTTCCAGCTCCTGGCGCCGATATTCTCCAACCAGGGCCACTGCGACGCCGCCGCCCGGGCCATGACGGTTTCACTCCTCGGCCTCTGCGCGCTCTCCTGCTTCCTGCTGAGCTTCACGGACAGCGTCAAGGACCAGAAGGGGAGCCTCTGCTACGGCTTCGCCACTCTTAACGGCCTCTGGATTATCGACGGATCGGCGACTCTGCCGCCGGAGATGGCGGCGAGGTATAAGCTCAAGTTTATCGACTTCGCGCACGCGGTGATGTCGGTGCTGGTGTTCGCGGCGGTCGCGATGTTTAATGAGAACGTGGTGGAGTGCTTGTGGCCGGCGCCGTCGGCGGGGATGAAGGAGGTGCTCACGGCGCTGCCGGTTGGGATCGGAGTTGTGTGTAGCATGCTTTTTGTGGTTTTTCCTACGAAGCGGCATGGCATTGGCTTTCCACTCACTGATTGTTAA